A stretch of DNA from Perca fluviatilis chromosome 15, GENO_Pfluv_1.0, whole genome shotgun sequence:
TAGATTACAAACAGAAATTGGTCATAGAGGCAAATATAGGATTGTGGCAGTGCTGCATCATTTCATGGTTTTCTTTGCCTATAATTGCCCCAGAGGTAACATATATAAAGAGAAGAGGATGGGGCCATTAATGGAACCCTGTGGTACCCCGCAAGAGAGAGGGGCAGGTGACGAGGAAAGGTCACCAATCATTACAGAGAAGCTCCTGTTGGCCAAATAGGAGCTAATCCATTAAAGTGCCAAGtagggctgtaccgaatacCAGTTTTTGATCTTCGAAGCTTCGGTGCTTTTCAACAGCGAATATTCGAAGCTTCAGTGGTGGCCGCAGCTGCAGGGGAAACCAACATTTCCAAAccgcacctgaaggcagctttttTTCACTGTAAAAGAGACAAGCGAGATGAAGcaactgctttgttgttgcaggacacaGTCCCCTGTTACTACAGTAGACTACGTTTTTACTGTTCGTCATTAACTGCCGTAGCCTATTCgcaagtcacgttattttccatgaaaattaagtgcacatttttatcacgTGTAAATGGCGGATAAAAGCAGCTCATTCTACTTACAGAACTCAGGTGATTTCTCAAGCTTGATGTGCTGTTGTGGTAGGCCAGTTTCAAATTGCATATTTGACACTCTGCCTTTGTCTTGTCCTCACTTAATTTGAAGTTCTCCAACACAGATGAAGTCTTCGgcatttttgtcttcttttcgcTGAATTGTGACGGTAATGACGTTCAACTCATGGGTGTTTTAACTGGGGCATGTGACGTGACGTCCCAGTAAAATCTCAAAGTCTCCTATATTTCGCAGTAGATTAATTTAGATTGATAATAACGGGTAAAAaggataatacattttgtttctattattttattttccacaatGTCAAAGCAATGCAGcttaacccaaaatacaagctcAGGCATATTATTGGTTTTATTAGTGGTTTATTATTAGGGTGTAGAATAACAATCCTTGTTGTCAGTGCTCAGGACCTAATTAAGTTGAGTAATGTTCAGAACAGTCCACAATCACTATATCATGTGTGCAAATGTGTTTGGTCATAATTATATTAACACAAAGTTCATCTGTTGTTTATAGTATAAACGTGCTGGTGGTGAGCCAGATGAGAATTAATATAATCAATACAATTAGTACAAACATGCAATCATGCAGcatgtaaaagaaaaacctgAATATAGCCACAAATTGACACAAGTTACCAAGTGTAGGTTAGAGTCAGTACTGACTGTAGCAGAAGTACAATGAAACATTGACATCATTTAAACTCTTCCCTGTTTGTACACTCAAAGATGTTGATATCTCTTAATGAAAAAATATGAGAACCTATCAGTCTTGTCTGTTTTCAACAGCATTTAATTTTCATCATTCTTCGGCTTTGTGGATGGTAATGCTGATCATTCGTTGGTTGGCAGAAATTACTTTGGTTACAGGACTGTAAGAAGCAGATAATTCGTCTTTTTTATCAATTCAGCTCACCAGGCAGATAAAACTGgcacaagtctttttttttttgctcagttTTTCCCTACTGACTCCAATTCAAACAGGCTTTTATAGTGTTTACTCAAGTTTTatagcttttaaaaaaatatatgaccTTTTAGAGAAAGATTATACTGGGATGTAGAACTGAAGAACGCTCAACAGAGCCTTATAAAAATGATTCGAGAGTTAAGTAGgataggatatatatatatgtatatatatatatatgtgtatatatatacagtatctcacaaaagtgagtacacccctcacattttagtaacaTATCTTCAGTAACACTGAAGatatgacactttgctacaatgtaaagtattaagtttacagcttgtataacagtgtaaatgtgcagtcccctcaaaataactcaacatacagccattaatgtctaaaccgctggcaacaaaagtcagtacacccctatgttaaattcccatagaggcaggcagatttttatttgtaaaggccagttatttcatggatccaggatactatgcatcctgataaagttcccttggtctttggaattaaaatagccccacatcatcacatacccttcaccatacatagagattggcatggttttatgtcagttagtctaatagctagtttgatttgcaatagagagatgattttatgtaaagtaccccatgccaatctctaggtcaaagtgtcatttcttcagtgttgtcccattaaaagatataatgaagtatttactaaaatgtgaggggtgtactcactgtatactgtgtgtgtgtgtgtgtgtatatatatatatatatatatatatatatatatatatatatatatatatatatatatatatatatatatatatatatactgtttttgtgttgtgtgggggctccagactaacttttgccttggttgcactggtgcgcctaactttttatttaggtgcaccagcacaaaatttaggtgaaCCCAAAATTTTTCTCGCATCGCCgttaacgctgaatggcgatacacgatatatagctctgtatttttttacaaagtgggctgaatgttcagttttaagtcaaagccacttttcacaagctcttttattaaaacagattgtgattaaaataaaacgcAAACTGGTAaagtttcctttaccagtttaaaaatatacagctgcaacacatgtaaatgaaagttttctaaaataaatagcctaggatatataaatatatgtatgtatgtgtgtgtgtgtatatatatatatatatatatatatatatatatatatgagaaagctccttcacttgttttcaacaacaataacagacagaaaagaaagaggacgcccggatagctcagttggtaaatatagaggtttgactccgacctgcggccctttccatgtcattcccccctctctctcccctttcatgtcttcagctttcctatcaaagtaaaggccgaaatctttaaataaaaaaataaaaaaaaagaaagaccgAAAGACAGGGGAAGTGTGATGGACTGAAGCATAtgctactcagagagtgacggctgactcattagcagcgttacacacgtcttgtgtaggctatgaaatgtctgtatcatcactgcgctgcatttttatgaactataaTCCAGTAGGCTCCGTCTtgtacacgctattactcaacgaactgaagttagttgcatttaataacttctaatgtgtttttcgccgtggcggccgcaataacagagttaccagcggaaacactggtaccaatacaggtttccctctcatacttaacaatatacagctatattaataacaattaaaactgtagacaaagtcagcagtttggaccggcggcgctgtgtctctccatgttgcaggggagccgtgtgaatgggggcggggctgtaacgcaacattaaaccatattcATTTAAACGGCAtcgcttcgttcgtggagaggcaaCGGATGccaggacgttaggtgcaccggtgcaacctaggaaaaatcttagtcgcacccttacgaATTTTGgtcgcatatatatatatatatatatatatatatatatatatatacacacacacacacacacacacacactaccgatcaaaagttttagaacaccccaatttttccaggcttttattgaaattcatgcaattcaatgtcttattgtactctgaaatgaaagaatagaacaaatgaacaatttaagttaaaaaagaaatcatgggaTCAATttaataaaccaaaatgtattctaatttttgactcatcaaagtagcccccctttggcagatataacagctgaacacactcgtggcattctttctacaatggaaatcaaatattcttcagaaagttatTCCCAACTCTGTAGcggaagttcccataaatgtgtggcgcttgtaggttgctttgctttcacttttctgtccagttcatcccaaaccagctcaatggggtttaagtctggtgactgtgctggccactccatgtttttaagcttaccatcttgttcttttttgctacggtagttctggcatagcttggacttatgttttgggtcattatcttgctttaggatgaacccctgaccaactaggcccATACCacagggtactgcatggcgctgcaaaatgctgtggtagccgttttggttcagagtgcctttcactctgtacaaatcacagaccgtggatccagcaaaacagccccagaccatgacgcttcctcctccatgtttgacagttgatgtcacacactgaggaaccatccttttgcctactcgacggcgtacaaaaatcctgcgtgatgaaccgaagatttcaaattttgattcatcagtccataacaccttcttccagtcttcagtagtccattgacgatgtttcttggcccaggcaagcctctttttcttattctgacatcTTAACAATCGCTTTCTtactgcaactcgacctatcaaacctgcagctccaagtcttctctttacagttgaaactgagacttgcttattgtgaccactattaagctgtgcttgaagctgttgtcctgtgagatgcctatcacgcaagctgttgactctcagaaacttgtcttctggttgtgttgtggctttgggtctgccagacctcttcctgtcagagtttcccccagtttctaagtgcctcttttgatggtgaagaatactgtactcactaacaccttgactttcttcacaattgctctgtaggaaagaccaacattcttaagtgttatgatggtctgtctgtcttccattgttaattgcctttttcccaccatttttatgacaacacactactttctgcagtacaatactgttcaaataatgctcacgagggtatggtaccacagtgtgttccaacaatacttttatacaaacagagggggttgtaagtaatccagacaagttggaacacctgtgggaattggtagcaccaactttcaagctccaacagctttacgttgttaacccatttcttgttccctgaaaaaggcctttttgtaaaatactgaaatgtacatttttcagttttgggtaaccttacttttttttaacctcaggcagttcaccacttacctttgtaccatttcaagctattcattggacttgaactgctaaaatttcaataaaaaactaaaataattggggtgttctaaaacggTAATATAATACCAAATATTACAGGCCATATATCGTATATGGCCTGTAATATTTGGCTTGGTTAAGAACCTGACAGCAGCATCTTGAACATGTTTAAAAGCATACATGCAGTAACAGATTTATAAAGACCAGTGGGCGTGAAAGTGTTTTGCAATATTTAAGTAGTTGGTTATGATGgcataaaataacatttttagtTGCCAGTTTTTAAGCTTGCATTTAAGCTCACATATCTATATTAACTGACAGTTTTCAACATTAATGACATTAAGACTTAGTCAGGATAAACTGGTAATTAACTTGAATCAACATGCAGACCAACATTTTCACATCACAGTAACATGTTTGTTCGGGTTGTTTTGATGTCCATTTAATGCATTCAGCCCAACTGTGTGTTGCATTTTcccttttgtttgcttttttcttcttttttatggcCCAATTCCCATTTCAGAGAACAATCTCCACTAACTGACGAACAGTTGGTAGCAGGGTAAGACCAAATCATTCTAAACCACCTTTCCTTCGCTTAGATCACCCCTGTCTTTTTTATCCCCTTCTTTCCTATTTTGTGTCCTATATGGATCCCCAACCCTAATCTCAGTAAAATCCTTGTAAAGTATTAGTAGCAGATCCAGTGAATCAGTGGTTTGGTTAATTCAGGGTTTCAGTTTTGCTGTCCTCTGTACTGTATGCCTTTTTGAAGAAAAACAATCCAAtagtttaaaaatataattacattttaattcaCATTGATTATATTACCACTAGACTTAgcattaacaaaacaaaatataaatcaaatgCAAACTACAATAAAGCAACTACTGCACATTCTTTTCAAATTGTGTGGGTGAGGTAAGTCTATAGtgtgtttaatttttttctggAAGTTAATGCCTTGATTTGTATCCCTTTGATTGCAGCATGAGTTACTTAAGTCAAATCAGCATGTGTCTTTCACATTCTTCATTCATACAGCGACTTCACTGTTTCTGCAAAGAGGCctccttctcttttctcctctccagTAGCCACACAAGCTTTTTTATTTACGTATATTGTCATTGTTGAATTACATTACAGGCAGATGCATCTGATTAACACAACCCCTCTTCTAGactgaaatgtgaaaaatgcaaaaaacaaacaaactgctaATTTAAACTTTCTTACTTGTCCCAGCTATGCTGTGACCTCTCATCCAACCCTGCACACTTTTCTTATTGAGGCTGTTCTTCCTTCTTTAAGGTTCTCTGACATCATCCTCGCCACCATTCTGGCCACCAAATCAGATATATGTGGAAAGAAGTTTGAACTGAAGATAGACAATGTTCGATTTGTGGGTCACCCTACTCTCCTTCAGCATCCTCCTATCATTCcggtaaggaaaaaaaaaggtcccACTTAAATCATGTAAAGTCATTCTTGATTTGAACTAAACTTCAAATGTAAACAAGATGTGCAATTTTCCTCTGGCTTGTTAAGAAAATCAGTATATTTTGTCTCTTCCTTATGTGAAAGAGGAATTGTTTGACAGTATGACAGTATACGAGGACAACAAACAAGTGTGATATGTCGTCTGGAGAATCACTATGTTAAAAAGTTCATAATTAGTAGATATTACCATTTGGGATGTTTATTCTGCAGTAGCTGTTTTTATAAACTGTAATAGACAACTGTATGATATTATCAATTAAAATGTGCTctcttcatttttttattctttttttttttagttatacCAAGGTCCATACAAAGAATGTAATCATTCTCATAGGGCTTAATAGTTTTATCTATACGAGCCTTCTGTAAAACACAGTTGTAGCAGAAGGTAATAAACTGAGTTAAAATAGATAATTCTTGAGTCACCCAACCTTAAAATTAATTTTAGGTACAAAATCTGTGTCATGTGCTCACCATCTCAAAACTTAGATTGcctattttaaattattttgggCTATTACATTGTTCCACAGCTTAAGTGGCAAAACATCCATGGATTTCCCAAATCAAGTTATTCAGTAAAAACCTCCCCAATTACATCTTAAATTGGATAACCCTCTGTTATAGCCTCCTAAATCTCCTTTCACCTAGCAAAGTATTCTGGATTACACAAACATCAAAGGTCTTAGTTGGGCTGCAATATAATAATCACACAGGAGTGCGGCCCCTCCCTTCTTTTTTGCCAACTGTAGACTCCAATATCTACTTCTAGATCTTTGCCCTTGCCAACTGTACCTCAAAATGGGTTTGTCCCATTCCTGAAATTGTTTGTCAAGTAAATCCATTGGAAAGGACTAGAAAAGAGACAACAATCTTGGCATAATATTaattttagttagttagttacttaGTGAGAATAACTGTGCAAGTGAATCTTCCGGGTTGGACAGATACACCAATACATCGTCAGCAAATAAGGAAATATTTAGTTCTCCctcttaatactgtatctatcaCATGATCCACTAGTTCAGgggttcaataaaaaaaagagagaggagtaaTTGGGCAGCCCTGCCTTGTAcctcattttaaaacaaaagggTTGGACACTATTCCATTTATCTTAACTCTTGCTCTCGGTTTGTCGTAAAgagcttgttttgttttaataaaagtacTATGAAAGCTACatgtatccaaaattctacatAAAATGACCAATTCACACAATCAAAAGCATTTTCCGCATCTAGCCCCACCAACACTGCTTCTAAATTATACTCTGTTATGTGGCAAACTACATGCTATGATGCTATCTTGAGTTTGTCTGTGGCGAACAAATGCTGTCTGGTCTATGCTAATGATCTGTGGTAAAAGTCCCTCTATTCTTTTTGCCAATTAAGATATTATAATCCTAGTATAACCCCATCTGGAATTCTATTAATACAATTATTGTAATATTGATGTGTCTTGGCAGCTGGCAAAGGCCATTTCTAATTCCACCGTGACCCTCTAAATTTATCTTAGCTTTGAACTTTGGCAGATTAGTCTTTACTTCAGGAGTGCCCCCTACAGGCAGTTTTTTGTCTGATGATTCACTGCCCATGTTGCTAAGATGAAGGTATTTAAAAGGCATATATACAATGACAACAACATGTAATAAACACTGCAAtccaataacattttattataagGTGCTTCTGtggaaataaaaaaggagaaaaaaacaagataacAGGAACAACTTACTATTATACTGTAATTCAGTACAACAACACCTACTGCACATGACTTAAAATTAACCATACGCTCAATCAACACTTTCAGTTGACAGTCTcaacaaaacaacatttcatGTTTGACAAAGGTGGATTTATTGCAGAGCTATTGTACTCTCTTGCATAACATTGTGCTGGTGTAGCTTTTATGGTTATATTTGTGAAATaaactgcttttatttaagtTGATACATACATTATAAATCTACACACTGTAGGTTACCAtttgtattgttgtattgtaCATTTGTAATGTAACATCTTGTCTGTGCAGGTTTCTAAGACAGATCCTTCACCTAAGAGAGAAATGCCTACGATGATCTTGTTTAATGTGGTGTTTGCACTAAGGGTATGAAAATACTtcttacaatttttttttaaattgtgttttgttttgtataaatgttaataatattattattacaaattaacttttttattttaaatgatggCACAATTAAGGCAGCTGGGTGTGGGTGGGACACTTATATTTTGTGCTCTGTTAATCTGTGTGTCCAGTGAatgggaggagtgtgtgtgagtgataaTATTCTGGTATACTCTATCTGTGAGAGCATGGGAACTCAGAGGGAGTACATGCCAATTTACTTTGCTTAATCATGTCGCCCAACAAGGCACAGCCTGTTCCTGCCCATGCTGAGTCACTGTACCCAGTAAGTCCCAATACAGCTCAAATGGGAAATGAAGTGCTCAGTCATGTTTTGTCAACAATATCTGCCAAGCAACTGTGGAATTTGTACCCTGgaaattagtgtgtgtgtgtgtgtatacagtatattattataatatatattaataatagggattgtttttgtgtgttttataattAATGGTACATGATTTAaccattcatatttattttgattcacaaatataattaataaattattgtattttatatttttctacatGTTCATTCATacaaaatactatatatatatagtgtatatataacGGCAGCTGATCTACTTTACAATACCAAGAGTGAGCACTCATTTTACATAATATATTTGTCCAACCTCATTTACCTACCTGAGGAGAACagaatattaataatacttcTCTGTATATTGTAATAAAAGGCCACCACTAAACTGCAGAAATACCACAGAGCTGAGGCATTCAATCATCATTACAAATGATGATTGAAAAGATGACACTTATAAACTGTTAACTCTGTCAATTAACATTGgctaaatattaatatttaaaaaacataaaaattattatcattttgttttaaaaatacacTTAGATATTTAGTGTAAGCATAATTTGAAATCTGTGTTAAATTCATATCTTTTCATTCATATATAAGTGTGTTACATGCTAAGATCTTTACCTCACATAAAGGAGTTCAAAAgacatttaattattaaaagatCATACATGTTTGACAGTTCAGCAGTTAGTAGGCTGGTaatgttttacataaatttTAATTGAGCCACAAATTAAAGCACTGATATTGGGAATTCAGTGACATTGGTAATTGCTGTgttgtactgtatacatattaGCAACATGTTTCTGTCAAAATGTCACTGTTTCCCTCTCATATTTGGCCTGTATAGgcaaatgctgacccatctgtCATCAGCTGCATGCACAACTTGTCACGTCGCATCGCCATAGCCCTTCAGCACGAGGAACGACGCTGCCAGTACCTGACCAGAGAGGCCAAACTGATGCTGGCCGTCCAGGATGAGATAACCACTATGACTGAGAGTGAGATAGATACTTGACACACCTCACATTTGACAGCAATGTACTGCTCCCCTTCTCTGGTCTCAATCAATTCATAGATTTCATAGAAGTCAGCGTATATAATGgcttatttattatattacaatatacTGTACCTTGTCAGTATACTAACATTGATTATGTATTATAGTTGATATTTGAAGGTATATTTTGACAgtgttctttgtttttcctgaTTTAAGCGGATGGAAGCCCCCAGTCTCCATTTAGACAAATTCTTCCCAAATGTAAACTAGCCAGGGACCTGAAGGAGGCTTATGACAGGTGTGTGATTAAGCACATTATATattgttattttagttttattatttCTCCCTTTGTCTTACCATTTTGTTCATATAGCTGACTCTAATAGTTGTGTTATTGCAGCCTTTGTACAACTGGCGTGGTGCGGCTACATATTAACAACTGGCTTGAGGTGAGCTTCTGTTTACCACACAAGATCCACAGGATTGGCGGCAACTATATCCCCCCTGAGGCATTAGAGCGCAGCCTTAAGGCTATAAGGttagtttttactttttatatgcAGAATATAAAGTTTCTACACTGTTCTATGTGGGTTGAAACTTTTAAATTGACATTTCTGGCAACACCTCAATCTGCAGTTTTGTAGCATGATACTGAAAATGGTCTATCATAACTGACCACACATACTCCACCCATTGCCAAACTTCTCAAAGCACAAACCTGTGTATGAAGGGTTATTGCAAGTGTTATTGCAGATATAGCCTCAtccatttttaaaatatgtttaaaaataggTTTAGATATCACAGACATTTCCACATTTTAATTAATATCTAAGAAATGTATAACATTTACTGTAAGTTGCTAATATACGTTCCTTTTTCTTCTGCCCACAAATGCAACATCTATTGCAACATTTATTTACTGTCATTTGGATATTTTTCAGTTATTCTCTTCTTAATTGCTTTAATTATAATAGAACCTTAAAGCAACAGAGTGTTCATTTCTTAATCTGACTTGGCTGCAAGTTAGTTATGCAAAACTGCATAATGAGTCTGTGTTTGTCAGTTCAGAATATAAAAGGTATAAGTCAACatggttaagaaaaaaaaaacgagtgaTAAACTCATTACTCTAACACACACTTAGATGACCCATAGGTTGACTTTCTTAAAAAGAAGTCTCAGATCTAGGAGGTCTGTTGATTCAGATGCTGCATCTTATGTTGTTTGATCCTTCAGACCCTATcatgctctgctgctgctggaaagtGAGAAGGCACTGCTGGGCCAGCTTCCACTGGACTGCTCACCTGCGATGGTGCGCCTCATCAAAACCTGCTCAGCGGTGAAAAACCTGCAGCAGCTCTCACAGGATGCTGACCTGGCCTTACTTCAGGTGGAGAATAGTCACACCACCTGTGTCACCACTGCACTTTAAAAGTGCATTTATTTTAACATCTAAACTTTTTCCTTAAAGGTTATACATGCAGTACATTTATAACATGGGGAGAATCAAAGATCTTGATCCCTTTAGCTGTATGTAGCACCTGGACAAAActattagaaaaagaaaaaaggtgaaaaaagtgCAACAATTGGAGTGATATCATCAGATGTCTAATCTCTTACAACATATAGCAGTAAATGTTGTTTACCCAGAGAGGTTACTGTGTTGATGGTGTGTtactgccatctagtggacaaTATATGTATATTCAAAGAAAATCCGAGACCACCAGCACAGTAAGTCCTTCTCTTTGTCTACAAGTGCTTATATATTTCTTCTATAGTTGGTTTTTAACTGCATAGAATTTTGTTGTTTAGATCTCATTTCAcatcatttatattatttgcaAATAATTCTCCCTCTCAGATCTTTCAAATTGCTGCTCACTTGGTTTATTGGGGCAAAGCGATCATCATATACCCACTGTGTGAGAACAACGTCTACATGCTGTCCCCTCATGCCAACATCTGCCTGTGAGTGTTTATGATGTGATGTAAGCTATTTGGCTGTACTGATTACTGGAGAGCTTATGGACCATAATATTGCTGAGCACCTATCCATGCCATTGCCTCATATACATAGgtctaaaaaaaacatgtatttatggTTATTAAATTCACATTTGTACTTGTTAAACCACCTCAACATTTTCTTATGAAAGAACTGGATTGGGCCATTGGCAGTACTTGTATTTTCTTCTCTATACCTAAAACTTTAAATAGCCTTTCCTTTTCAACATTGTGGAAAAAAGCTGTGTTAATGGAAAAGCTCGCTGTTGTAGAATAATGTCTGCCATCTCTCCCTGGATAGATACTCACCACTGGCTGAGCAGTTTGCCCAGCAGTTTCATGGTCATGATCTGCCCTCCAT
This window harbors:
- the nprl3 gene encoding GATOR complex protein NPRL3 isoform X1 translates to MMFNPLAGLPEDRKSMYSQSQNSVYKTGDKTSPISVILVTSGSRGNKLLFRYPFQRLAECPSSLTAKQRSPYALNTTGDGLEDQDGDSREQSPLTDEQLVAGFSDIILATILATKSDICGKKFELKIDNVRFVGHPTLLQHPPIIPVSKTDPSPKREMPTMILFNVVFALRAQPVPAHAESLYPANADPSVISCMHNLSRRIAIALQHEERRCQYLTREAKLMLAVQDEITTMTETDGSPQSPFRQILPKCKLARDLKEAYDSLCTTGVVRLHINNWLEVSFCLPHKIHRIGGNYIPPEALERSLKAIRPYHALLLLESEKALLGQLPLDCSPAMVRLIKTCSAVKNLQQLSQDADLALLQIFQIAAHLVYWGKAIIIYPLCENNVYMLSPHANICLYSPLAEQFAQQFHGHDLPSMLAKFSLPVSLAEFRNPLEAPAQEAQLIQMVVWMLQRRLLIQLHTYVCLLVPPSEDEPGLRDEDPPLAARVGGRSLSTPSALSFGSPTSSDDMTLTSPSMDNSSAELLPGGDSPLNKRMTETLLASLSEHERQVILNIPAAQNPEDLRMFARLLHYFRGHHHLEEIMYNENMRRSQLKTLFDKFRSVLVVTNHEDPIISIFQSPME
- the nprl3 gene encoding GATOR complex protein NPRL3 isoform X2 — encoded protein: MMFNPLAGLPEDRKSMYSQSQNSVYKTGDKTSPISVILVTSGSRGNKLLFRYPFQRLAECPSSLTAKQRSPYALNTTGDGLEDQDGDSREQSPLTDEQLVAGFSDIILATILATKSDICGKKFELKIDNVRFVGHPTLLQHPPIIPVSKTDPSPKREMPTMILFNVVFALRANADPSVISCMHNLSRRIAIALQHEERRCQYLTREAKLMLAVQDEITTMTETDGSPQSPFRQILPKCKLARDLKEAYDSLCTTGVVRLHINNWLEVSFCLPHKIHRIGGNYIPPEALERSLKAIRPYHALLLLESEKALLGQLPLDCSPAMVRLIKTCSAVKNLQQLSQDADLALLQIFQIAAHLVYWGKAIIIYPLCENNVYMLSPHANICLYSPLAEQFAQQFHGHDLPSMLAKFSLPVSLAEFRNPLEAPAQEAQLIQMVVWMLQRRLLIQLHTYVCLLVPPSEDEPGLRDEDPPLAARVGGRSLSTPSALSFGSPTSSDDMTLTSPSMDNSSAELLPGGDSPLNKRMTETLLASLSEHERQVILNIPAAQNPEDLRMFARLLHYFRGHHHLEEIMYNENMRRSQLKTLFDKFRSVLVVTNHEDPIISIFQSPME
- the nprl3 gene encoding GATOR complex protein NPRL3 isoform X3, with the translated sequence MMFNPLAGLPEDRKSMYSQSQNSVYKTGDKTSPISVILVTSGSRGNKLLFRYPFQRLAECPSSLTAKQRSPYALNTTGDGLEDQDGDSRFSDIILATILATKSDICGKKFELKIDNVRFVGHPTLLQHPPIIPVSKTDPSPKREMPTMILFNVVFALRAQPVPAHAESLYPANADPSVISCMHNLSRRIAIALQHEERRCQYLTREAKLMLAVQDEITTMTETDGSPQSPFRQILPKCKLARDLKEAYDSLCTTGVVRLHINNWLEVSFCLPHKIHRIGGNYIPPEALERSLKAIRPYHALLLLESEKALLGQLPLDCSPAMVRLIKTCSAVKNLQQLSQDADLALLQIFQIAAHLVYWGKAIIIYPLCENNVYMLSPHANICLYSPLAEQFAQQFHGHDLPSMLAKFSLPVSLAEFRNPLEAPAQEAQLIQMVVWMLQRRLLIQLHTYVCLLVPPSEDEPGLRDEDPPLAARVGGRSLSTPSALSFGSPTSSDDMTLTSPSMDNSSAELLPGGDSPLNKRMTETLLASLSEHERQVILNIPAAQNPEDLRMFARLLHYFRGHHHLEEIMYNENMRRSQLKTLFDKFRSVLVVTNHEDPIISIFQSPME
- the nprl3 gene encoding GATOR complex protein NPRL3 isoform X4 gives rise to the protein MMFNPLAGLPEDRKSMYSQSQNSVYKTGDKTSPISVILVTSGSRGNKLLFRYPFQRLAECPSSLTAKQRSPYALNTTGDGLEDQDGDSRFSDIILATILATKSDICGKKFELKIDNVRFVGHPTLLQHPPIIPVSKTDPSPKREMPTMILFNVVFALRANADPSVISCMHNLSRRIAIALQHEERRCQYLTREAKLMLAVQDEITTMTETDGSPQSPFRQILPKCKLARDLKEAYDSLCTTGVVRLHINNWLEVSFCLPHKIHRIGGNYIPPEALERSLKAIRPYHALLLLESEKALLGQLPLDCSPAMVRLIKTCSAVKNLQQLSQDADLALLQIFQIAAHLVYWGKAIIIYPLCENNVYMLSPHANICLYSPLAEQFAQQFHGHDLPSMLAKFSLPVSLAEFRNPLEAPAQEAQLIQMVVWMLQRRLLIQLHTYVCLLVPPSEDEPGLRDEDPPLAARVGGRSLSTPSALSFGSPTSSDDMTLTSPSMDNSSAELLPGGDSPLNKRMTETLLASLSEHERQVILNIPAAQNPEDLRMFARLLHYFRGHHHLEEIMYNENMRRSQLKTLFDKFRSVLVVTNHEDPIISIFQSPME